A window of Bradyrhizobium sp. AZCC 1610 contains these coding sequences:
- the argS gene encoding arginine--tRNA ligase has product MSDKPAPQHLFADALARVQAICAALAADGQWPAGIDFSRVVVEPPRDASHGDMATNAAMVLAKDAKAKPRELADRIAEKLRADDLVDSVEVAGPGFINLTLKPQVWADELLTMLREGASYGKSAIGHGAKVNVEYVSANPTGPMHVGHCRGAVFGDALCGLLDFAGYDVTREYYINDAGAQVDVLARSAFLRYREALGENIGEIPEGLYPGDYLVPVGQALAAEHGDKLKAMPEASWLPIVRAKAIAMMMDMIKGDLAALNIKHEVFFSERSLIETGNNKVTETIDFLRAKGDIYEGRLPPPKGKPVEDYEDRIQTLFRATAYGDDVDRPLIKSDGSYTYFASDIAYHKNKVDRGFLDLIDVFGADHGGYIKRMQAAVKGISDGKAALDVKVVQLVRLLRGGEQVRMSKRSGEFVTLREVVDEVGSDAVRFMMLFRKNDAVLDFDLAKVREQSKDNPVFYVQYGHARGHSIFKNAREVVPELPADDAARSAWLGDAPVERLTDPAELGLLKRLALYPRMVESAAVAHEPHRIAFYLYDLASEFHALWTKGRDLPYLRFIITNDAEITRARLAMVQGVVSVLASGLAVLGVHAPTEMR; this is encoded by the coding sequence ATGTCCGACAAGCCAGCCCCACAACATCTGTTCGCCGACGCGCTGGCGCGTGTGCAGGCGATCTGCGCCGCGCTCGCGGCCGACGGCCAATGGCCCGCCGGCATCGATTTCTCCCGCGTCGTGGTCGAGCCGCCGCGCGACGCGAGCCATGGCGACATGGCGACCAACGCCGCCATGGTGCTGGCCAAGGACGCCAAGGCGAAGCCGCGCGAGCTCGCCGACAGGATCGCGGAAAAATTGCGCGCCGACGATCTGGTGGATTCCGTCGAGGTCGCCGGGCCCGGCTTCATCAATCTCACCTTGAAGCCTCAGGTCTGGGCGGACGAACTGCTCACGATGCTGCGCGAGGGCGCGTCCTACGGCAAAAGCGCGATCGGCCACGGCGCCAAGGTCAATGTCGAATACGTCTCGGCCAACCCGACCGGACCGATGCATGTCGGCCACTGCCGGGGTGCGGTGTTCGGCGACGCGCTGTGCGGCCTGCTTGATTTTGCTGGCTACGACGTCACGCGCGAGTATTACATCAACGACGCCGGCGCGCAGGTCGACGTGCTCGCGCGCTCGGCATTCCTGCGCTACCGGGAAGCGCTTGGCGAAAACATCGGCGAGATTCCGGAAGGGCTCTATCCCGGCGATTACCTGGTGCCGGTCGGGCAGGCGCTCGCCGCCGAGCATGGCGACAAGCTGAAGGCGATGCCGGAGGCTTCATGGCTGCCGATCGTGCGCGCCAAGGCAATCGCCATGATGATGGACATGATCAAGGGCGATCTCGCGGCGCTGAACATCAAGCACGAGGTGTTCTTCTCGGAGCGGTCACTGATCGAGACCGGCAACAACAAGGTCACCGAGACCATCGATTTCCTGCGTGCCAAGGGCGACATCTACGAGGGCCGCCTACCGCCGCCGAAGGGCAAACCGGTCGAGGATTACGAAGACCGCATCCAGACGCTGTTCCGCGCCACCGCCTATGGCGATGACGTCGATCGTCCGCTGATCAAGTCGGACGGCAGCTACACCTATTTCGCCTCCGACATCGCCTATCACAAGAACAAGGTCGACCGCGGCTTCCTCGACCTGATCGACGTGTTCGGCGCCGATCATGGCGGCTACATCAAGCGCATGCAGGCGGCGGTGAAGGGCATAAGCGACGGCAAGGCGGCGCTCGACGTCAAGGTCGTGCAGCTCGTCCGGCTGCTGCGCGGGGGTGAGCAGGTGCGGATGTCGAAACGCTCCGGCGAGTTCGTCACGCTGCGCGAGGTGGTGGACGAGGTCGGCTCGGACGCGGTGCGGTTTATGATGCTGTTCCGCAAGAACGACGCCGTGCTCGATTTCGACCTCGCCAAGGTACGCGAACAGTCGAAGGACAACCCCGTCTTCTACGTCCAGTACGGGCATGCCCGCGGCCATTCGATCTTCAAGAACGCCCGCGAGGTCGTTCCCGAACTGCCGGCGGATGACGCCGCCCGGTCGGCCTGGCTGGGGGATGCCCCGGTGGAGCGGCTGACCGACCCGGCGGAACTTGGCCTCTTGAAAAGGCTGGCACTCTATCCGAGAATGGTTGAGTCGGCCGCGGTGGCACATGAGCCGCACCGAATCGCGTTTTATCTATATGATTTGGCCAGTGAATTTCACGCGTTGTGGACGAAAGGGCGGGATTTGCCCTATTTACGCTTCATTATAACTAATGATGCAGAGATCACGAGGGCGCGCTTGGCAATGGTTCAGGGCGTCGTCTCGGTTCTGGCATCGGGCTTAGCCGTTCTCGGCGTCCACGCCCCGACCGAGATGCGGTAG
- a CDS encoding deoxyguanosinetriphosphate triphosphohydrolase, giving the protein MSVGMAAPRALYGCDPDRSRGRLFAEPPSKTRSPFRRDCDRVIHSTAFRRLKHKTQVFVFHEGDHYRTRLTHSLEVAQIARALARQLGLDEDLTETLALAHDLGHPPFGHAGERALDKCLAAHGGFDHNAQALRVVTSLEHRYPEFDGLNLTWEALEGIVKHNGPLTEPGGAPAGPYRESGLPFGIADFNQKFDLELWSYASLEAQAAAFADDIAYDAHDIDDGLRAGLFSVDDLKVMPLTAAVIAEIDRHYPHLDHARRGAELVRELISYMIGAVMSEAGRRLEAAKLQSAHDVRHHHQPLVAFPEQVAQEEAEIKAFLKERMYRHARVMRVMGEAEGILFDLFARYQESPGDMPAEWVEGTERVTEGERARRIGNFIAGMTDRFALIEHQRLFDSTPDLR; this is encoded by the coding sequence GTGTCGGTCGGAATGGCTGCCCCCCGCGCGCTTTATGGCTGCGACCCTGATAGGAGCCGCGGCCGGCTGTTCGCCGAGCCGCCGAGCAAGACCCGCAGCCCGTTCCGGCGCGATTGTGACCGGGTGATCCATTCCACCGCGTTCCGGCGGCTGAAGCACAAGACCCAGGTGTTCGTGTTCCACGAGGGCGACCATTACCGCACCCGGCTGACCCATTCGCTGGAAGTGGCGCAGATCGCCCGCGCGCTGGCCCGGCAGCTCGGCCTCGACGAGGACCTCACCGAAACCCTGGCGCTGGCGCATGACCTCGGCCATCCCCCCTTCGGGCATGCCGGCGAGCGGGCGCTCGACAAATGCCTCGCCGCCCATGGCGGCTTCGACCACAACGCGCAGGCGCTGCGGGTCGTAACCTCGCTGGAACACCGCTATCCCGAGTTCGACGGGCTGAACCTGACTTGGGAGGCGCTGGAGGGTATCGTCAAGCACAACGGCCCGCTGACAGAGCCGGGCGGGGCCCCGGCCGGGCCATACCGCGAAAGCGGGCTTCCGTTCGGCATCGCCGACTTCAATCAAAAATTCGATCTGGAGTTGTGGAGCTACGCCTCGCTGGAGGCGCAGGCCGCGGCCTTCGCCGACGATATCGCCTATGACGCCCACGACATCGACGATGGCCTGCGCGCCGGCTTGTTCAGCGTCGATGATTTGAAGGTCATGCCGCTCACCGCAGCTGTTATCGCCGAGATCGACCGGCATTATCCCCATCTCGACCATGCCAGGCGCGGTGCGGAACTGGTGCGCGAGCTGATTTCCTACATGATCGGGGCGGTTATGTCGGAGGCGGGCAGGCGGCTGGAAGCGGCGAAACTGCAATCCGCGCATGACGTCCGCCACCACCATCAGCCGCTGGTCGCGTTTCCGGAGCAAGTCGCGCAGGAGGAGGCCGAGATCAAGGCGTTCCTGAAGGAGCGGATGTACCGCCATGCGCGGGTGATGCGGGTGATGGGCGAGGCGGAAGGCATCCTGTTCGATCTGTTCGCGCGCTATCAGGAATCGCCGGGCGACATGCCGGCCGAATGGGTCGAGGGCACCGAGCGCGTAACGGAAGGCGAGCGGGCGCGCCGGATCGGCAATTTCATCGCTGGAATGACCGACCGCTTCGCCCTGATCGAGCACCAAAGGCTTTTTGACTCGACCCCGGATTTGCGTTAG
- the erpA gene encoding iron-sulfur cluster insertion protein ErpA — MTTAITVSERAARRIGEILKSEGDGAMLRISVEGGGCSGFQYKFDVDHAKTEDDLVIAREGAVVLVDPASVPFLAGSEVDFVDDLIGASFRVVNPNATASCGCGTSFSV; from the coding sequence ATGACCACTGCCATCACCGTCAGCGAGCGGGCCGCCCGCCGCATCGGGGAAATCCTCAAGTCCGAAGGCGACGGCGCCATGCTGCGCATCTCCGTCGAGGGCGGCGGCTGCTCCGGCTTCCAGTACAAGTTCGACGTCGACCACGCCAAGACCGAGGATGATCTGGTGATCGCGCGCGAGGGCGCGGTGGTGCTGGTCGATCCGGCCTCGGTGCCGTTCCTCGCAGGCTCCGAAGTCGATTTCGTCGACGATCTGATCGGCGCGTCGTTCCGTGTGGTCAATCCGAATGCCACCGCGTCGTGCGGTTGCGGGACGAGCTTTTCGGTCTGA
- a CDS encoding LysR family transcriptional regulator produces MDLHHLRCFVAAAEELHFGRAAQRLDMLPSALGRFIRLLEDDLGTRLMTRTTRSVALTDDGAVLLKEARTLLAQADALAGRFRTRGRKRAAIIRVGAIDSAAAGLLPRLLHDFRQLRPDVTVQLVEDKTVRLLPRLLSGRLDLTFVRPPERPDKRLEFLLLLHETAVVAVTDRHPLASRKRVTIADLENEPLIVPERRSRPHSHDLTMKLFAEAGCEARVAQIADEKQTIVNLVAAGLGVAIVPRWTSRMATRGVRFIRLAASDMNKLPLAAAFTRGTRDPVRDEVLAMLKADLPRYAREA; encoded by the coding sequence ATGGACCTACATCACTTGCGCTGCTTCGTGGCGGCAGCCGAGGAGTTGCATTTTGGCAGGGCGGCGCAGCGGCTCGACATGCTGCCATCGGCGCTCGGCCGCTTCATCCGTTTGCTCGAAGACGATCTCGGCACGCGGCTGATGACGCGCACGACGCGCAGCGTCGCGCTGACGGACGATGGCGCCGTGCTGCTGAAGGAAGCGCGGACGCTATTGGCGCAGGCCGATGCGCTGGCCGGCCGGTTCCGGACGCGTGGCCGCAAGCGGGCCGCGATCATTCGTGTCGGCGCCATAGACAGCGCAGCCGCAGGACTGCTGCCGCGGCTGTTGCACGATTTCCGTCAGCTTCGGCCTGACGTCACCGTACAACTGGTCGAGGACAAGACCGTGCGTCTGCTACCGCGCCTGCTGTCCGGCCGGCTCGACCTTACCTTCGTGCGCCCGCCAGAGCGGCCCGACAAGCGGCTGGAGTTTCTGCTTCTGCTGCACGAGACCGCCGTCGTCGCGGTTACCGACCGTCATCCGCTGGCATCGCGCAAACGCGTGACCATCGCCGATCTCGAGAACGAGCCGTTGATCGTGCCCGAACGCCGCTCGCGGCCGCACAGCCATGATCTCACCATGAAACTGTTCGCCGAGGCCGGCTGTGAGGCGCGCGTGGCGCAAATCGCCGATGAAAAGCAGACCATCGTCAATCTGGTCGCCGCAGGATTGGGCGTCGCCATCGTCCCGCGCTGGACCTCGCGAATGGCAACGCGCGGCGTCCGCTTCATCCGCCTTGCCGCATCCGACATGAACAAGCTGCCGCTGGCGGCTGCTTTCACCCGCGGCACCCGCGATCCGGTCAGGGATGAGGTGCTGGCCATGCTGAAAGCCGACCTGCCGCGCTACGCGCGCGAAGCGTAG
- a CDS encoding tartrate dehydrogenase → MREYSIAAIPADGIGPEVIAAGVQALENLQKRLGDVKFNVETFDWGSAYYRKHGVMMPTDALTTLKKFDAIYFGAVGAPDVPDHITLWGLRLPICQGFDQYANVRPTRILPGITSPLRHAGPGDLDWVIVRENSEGEYAGCGGRVHRGLPEEVGTEVAIFTRVGVQRIMRYAFRLAQSRPRKLLTVATKSNAQRHGMVMWDEIADEVSKEFPDVTWDKMLVDAMTVRMTLKPQSLDTIVATNLHADILSDLAGALAGSLGVAPTANIDPERRFPSMFEPIHGSAFDITGKGIANPVASFWTASQMLDHLGEAEASARLMRAVEKVTGAGITTPDVGGTATTKDVTEAVVEAIHSSNV, encoded by the coding sequence ATGCGTGAATATTCAATCGCGGCGATTCCGGCCGACGGGATCGGCCCCGAGGTCATTGCCGCCGGCGTTCAGGCGCTCGAGAACCTCCAAAAACGCCTGGGCGATGTGAAGTTCAATGTCGAGACCTTCGATTGGGGTTCCGCCTACTATCGCAAGCACGGCGTGATGATGCCAACGGATGCGCTCACCACGCTGAAGAAATTCGATGCGATCTATTTCGGCGCGGTCGGCGCTCCCGATGTTCCCGACCACATCACGCTGTGGGGCCTGAGGCTACCGATCTGTCAGGGCTTTGACCAATACGCCAATGTCCGGCCGACCAGGATCCTGCCCGGCATCACCTCGCCGCTGCGTCATGCCGGCCCCGGCGACCTCGACTGGGTGATCGTGCGTGAAAACTCCGAAGGCGAATATGCCGGCTGCGGCGGGCGGGTGCATCGCGGCCTGCCGGAAGAAGTCGGCACGGAAGTAGCTATCTTCACCCGCGTCGGGGTCCAGCGCATCATGCGCTACGCATTCAGGCTGGCGCAGTCGCGGCCGCGAAAACTCCTTACTGTGGCGACCAAGTCGAATGCGCAGCGACATGGCATGGTGATGTGGGACGAGATCGCCGACGAGGTCTCGAAAGAATTTCCTGATGTCACCTGGGACAAGATGCTGGTCGATGCGATGACGGTGCGGATGACGCTGAAGCCGCAGAGCCTCGACACCATCGTGGCAACCAACCTCCATGCCGATATCCTGTCCGACCTCGCCGGCGCGCTGGCCGGCAGTCTCGGCGTGGCCCCGACCGCGAACATCGATCCCGAGCGGCGCTTTCCCTCGATGTTCGAGCCGATCCATGGCTCGGCGTTCGACATCACTGGCAAGGGCATCGCCAATCCGGTCGCGAGCTTCTGGACCGCGTCGCAGATGCTCGATCATCTCGGCGAGGCCGAAGCCTCGGCGCGGCTGATGCGCGCGGTGGAGAAGGTTACGGGCGCCGGTATCACGACGCCCGATGTCGGCGGCACCGCGACGACGAAGGATGTCACCGAGGCTGTTGTGGAGGCGATCCATAGCTCCAACGTGTGA
- a CDS encoding tripartite tricarboxylate transporter substrate binding protein BugD yields MKKTAAIALAFAMVSSAAFAQNYPSRPITLLVPFAAGGATDTVARVTAQSMSKLLGQTIVIENATGAGGTIAATRASRAEPDGHTLLIHHIGISTAATLYRKLPYDTKTAFAPVGLVTNAPMTIIGRPDLPPNTLAELVTYIKANGDKMTFGNAGLGAASHLCGMLFMTAVGKEILTVPYKGNAPVMNDLIAKQIDLSCDQTTNTTAPIASKLVKAYAITTKSRLASMPDLPSADEAGLKGFEVGAWHGIYAPKGTPDDIIQKLSKTLQEALRDPDLVKRFNDINTEPVPQDQATPEALKAQLISEVDRWAPIIRAANQFAD; encoded by the coding sequence ATGAAGAAGACAGCCGCGATCGCGCTCGCATTCGCCATGGTCAGCTCCGCGGCCTTCGCGCAAAACTATCCGAGCCGGCCAATCACGCTGCTGGTGCCGTTCGCCGCCGGCGGCGCCACCGACACGGTGGCGCGGGTGACCGCGCAATCGATGTCAAAACTGCTGGGTCAGACGATCGTCATCGAGAACGCAACGGGAGCCGGCGGCACCATCGCCGCGACGCGGGCCTCGCGCGCCGAACCGGACGGCCATACGCTGCTGATCCACCACATCGGCATCTCCACGGCCGCGACGCTGTACCGCAAGCTGCCCTACGACACCAAGACGGCGTTCGCGCCTGTTGGACTCGTGACCAACGCACCGATGACGATCATCGGCCGTCCCGATTTGCCGCCGAACACGCTGGCCGAACTGGTGACGTACATCAAGGCCAATGGCGACAAGATGACGTTTGGCAATGCGGGGCTCGGCGCCGCTTCGCATCTTTGCGGCATGCTGTTCATGACGGCCGTCGGCAAGGAAATTCTGACCGTGCCCTACAAGGGCAATGCCCCCGTCATGAACGACCTCATCGCCAAGCAGATCGATCTCTCCTGCGACCAGACCACGAACACCACGGCGCCGATCGCCTCGAAGCTGGTCAAAGCCTACGCCATCACCACGAAGTCGCGTCTCGCGTCCATGCCCGATCTTCCTAGCGCGGATGAAGCCGGTCTGAAGGGTTTTGAGGTCGGCGCCTGGCACGGCATCTATGCCCCGAAGGGAACGCCCGACGATATCATCCAGAAACTATCCAAGACGCTTCAGGAAGCATTACGGGACCCCGACCTGGTGAAGCGGTTCAACGACATCAACACCGAACCTGTGCCGCAGGATCAGGCCACTCCGGAAGCGCTGAAAGCGCAGTTGATCAGCGAAGTCGATCGCTGGGCGCCGATCATCCGCGCTGCCAACCAGTTTGCGGATTGA
- a CDS encoding amidohydrolase family protein, which produces MRSAARGAAFLIALACVTGTLSPTRADEPIEIFDAHMHYNWEPKPHYSVDEVLALFRKHRVTGILATSRPNTGTHALMDAKPQGLQVVPFIRPYRVRADIQTWFGDPFIFDLVQDEFKRGYYRGIGEFHISGKAADTEWVKKTVDFAVEHDLYLHAHADDIAVEILMRHNPRVRIIWAHTGFGLSTDRVAEMLSKYPKLWGELSYRSGIVDGSGKLTSEWRALFERYPDRFLLGSDTWINERWESYGEIMAGYRAWLAQLPPKIAAQIAHVNARALFGGER; this is translated from the coding sequence ATGCGGTCGGCTGCCCGGGGCGCCGCTTTCCTGATCGCGCTTGCATGCGTCACCGGTACCCTCAGTCCGACCCGTGCGGATGAGCCGATCGAAATCTTCGACGCCCATATGCACTACAATTGGGAGCCAAAGCCCCATTACAGCGTCGACGAAGTGCTGGCGCTGTTTAGAAAGCACCGCGTCACCGGCATCCTCGCCACCAGCCGCCCCAACACCGGTACGCATGCCCTGATGGACGCGAAGCCGCAGGGCCTGCAGGTCGTCCCCTTCATCCGGCCGTATCGCGTGCGCGCCGATATCCAGACCTGGTTCGGCGATCCCTTCATCTTCGACCTCGTGCAGGACGAATTCAAACGCGGCTATTACCGCGGCATCGGCGAGTTTCATATTTCGGGCAAGGCGGCCGATACCGAATGGGTGAAAAAGACCGTCGATTTCGCGGTTGAGCACGACCTCTATCTGCACGCCCATGCGGATGATATCGCCGTCGAAATCCTGATGCGACACAATCCGCGTGTCCGCATCATCTGGGCCCATACCGGCTTCGGCCTCTCGACCGACCGCGTTGCCGAGATGCTGTCGAAATATCCAAAGCTTTGGGGCGAATTGTCCTACCGCAGCGGCATCGTTGACGGCAGCGGCAAGCTGACGTCGGAATGGCGCGCATTGTTCGAACGCTATCCCGACCGCTTCCTGCTCGGCTCCGACACCTGGATCAACGAGCGCTGGGAGAGCTACGGCGAGATCATGGCGGGGTATCGGGCGTGGCTCGCGCAGTTGCCGCCAAAGATCGCGGCGCAGATTGCGCATGTCAATGCGCGCGCGCTGTTCGGCGGCGAACGCTGA
- a CDS encoding efflux RND transporter permease subunit translates to MTLSELCIRRPVMTTLITASIIAFGIFGFRLLPVSALPRVDFPTIAVTATLPGASADTMAASVAGVIERQLSTVAGISSMSSNSSQGTSTITIQFDLNRNIDAAALDVQTALTIAQRRLPVEMLIPPSFRKVNPADFPVLFVVLTSSTLPLSAVHEYGDITIGQTLSQIPGVAQVSVYGAQKFAIRVQADPEAAAARGLSLEDIRTAVSRANSSTPVGTLNGPKQDVALQASGQMDKAMDYRQIVVAWRNGFPVKLDEVARIYDSVENERIASWLNGERAIVLGIQKQPDANTVAVVDSILAKFPALRAQIPPSVSINVLMDRSISIRQAVADVEETLLIAVGLVILVIFLFLRSASATFIPALAVPISLFGTCAVMYALDYSINNMTLLALTLSVGFVVDDAIVMLENIVRHIEHGMRPFEAALKGAREIGFTIISITFSLIAVFIPVLLMGGVVGRVFREFAVTVSVAILVSGFVSLTLTPMLCARVLRAHDPTKRPNIVLRGFEAMFDSWLRAYEWTLDLVLARKFLMLMVTLATLGGTVYLYMIVPKGFFPQEDTGFLIGVTEAATDTSFEAMKERQQALVDVLRTDPAIEYINSTVGAGGPNTTANYGRLFIALKPKKARDNLNTIIGRLRNTARQIPGMQAFFQPIQNLNIGGRISKSQYQYVMQSGDTESLYRLAPEMREKIEKLPGLLDVTTDLYIKNPQMTVDIDREKAAVYGITVDQVRNQLYNAYGSRQVGTIYMPSNDYQIILEVQPQFRVDPSDLSKLYMKTQNNQTIPLSAVAKLVPSVGPLQINHQAQQPAVTISFNLAPGNSLGYAVDKITELEQASNLPATIATGFSGTAQVFQDSLRGQGVLILAAVFAAFVILGILYESFIHPITIISGLPSAGIGAILTLMLFGMEMSVIAMIGIVMLVGIVKKNAIMMVDFALERRRVGLSAEHAIREAALLRFRPIMMTTFAAIFGTLPIALGAGAGAELRQPLGIAVVGGLCLSQLLTLYITPVVYIYLDRIDRRLRRKLEPQLAETGEGERPHVVAAE, encoded by the coding sequence ATGACGCTCTCCGAACTCTGTATCCGCCGGCCGGTCATGACGACGCTGATCACGGCGTCGATCATCGCGTTCGGCATTTTCGGCTTCCGCCTGCTGCCGGTCTCGGCGCTGCCGCGGGTCGATTTCCCGACCATTGCCGTGACCGCGACCTTGCCGGGCGCCAGCGCGGACACCATGGCGGCCTCGGTTGCCGGCGTCATCGAGCGCCAGCTTTCGACGGTTGCCGGCATCTCCTCGATGTCGTCGAACTCATCGCAGGGCACCAGCACCATCACCATCCAGTTCGATCTCAACCGCAACATCGACGCCGCGGCGCTCGACGTACAGACCGCGCTGACGATTGCGCAGCGCCGGTTGCCGGTCGAGATGCTCATCCCGCCGAGCTTCCGCAAAGTGAACCCGGCCGATTTCCCGGTTCTGTTCGTCGTGCTCACCTCGTCGACGCTGCCGCTGTCGGCCGTGCACGAATATGGCGACATCACCATCGGCCAGACGCTCTCGCAGATTCCGGGCGTCGCCCAGGTCAGCGTCTACGGCGCGCAGAAGTTCGCCATCCGCGTCCAGGCCGATCCCGAGGCGGCCGCGGCGCGCGGGCTGTCGCTCGAGGACATCAGGACGGCGGTATCCCGCGCCAATTCCTCGACCCCGGTCGGCACGCTGAACGGACCGAAGCAGGACGTGGCGCTGCAGGCCTCGGGCCAGATGGACAAGGCGATGGACTATCGCCAGATCGTGGTAGCCTGGCGCAACGGTTTCCCGGTCAAGCTCGACGAGGTCGCGCGGATCTACGACAGCGTCGAGAACGAGCGGATCGCGAGCTGGCTGAACGGCGAGCGCGCCATCGTGCTCGGTATCCAGAAGCAGCCAGACGCCAACACCGTGGCGGTGGTCGATTCCATCCTGGCCAAGTTCCCGGCGCTGCGGGCGCAGATCCCGCCATCGGTTTCGATCAACGTGCTGATGGACCGCTCCATTTCCATTCGCCAGGCGGTGGCCGACGTCGAGGAGACGCTGCTGATTGCGGTCGGGCTGGTGATCCTGGTGATCTTCCTGTTCCTGCGCTCGGCGTCCGCGACCTTCATTCCGGCGCTGGCGGTTCCGATTTCGCTGTTCGGCACCTGCGCGGTGATGTACGCGCTCGATTATTCCATCAACAATATGACGCTGCTGGCGCTGACGCTGTCGGTCGGCTTCGTGGTCGATGACGCCATCGTCATGCTGGAGAACATCGTCCGCCACATCGAGCACGGCATGCGGCCGTTCGAGGCAGCTCTCAAGGGCGCGCGCGAGATCGGCTTTACGATCATCTCGATCACGTTTTCGCTGATCGCCGTGTTCATTCCCGTGCTGCTGATGGGCGGCGTCGTCGGCCGCGTGTTCCGCGAATTCGCGGTCACCGTATCGGTTGCGATCCTGGTGTCCGGATTCGTGTCGCTGACGCTCACGCCGATGCTGTGCGCGCGCGTGCTGCGGGCGCATGACCCGACCAAGCGGCCGAATATCGTGCTCCGCGGATTCGAGGCGATGTTCGATTCCTGGCTGCGCGCCTATGAATGGACGCTCGATCTCGTGCTGGCCCGAAAATTCCTGATGCTGATGGTGACGCTGGCCACCCTGGGCGGCACCGTCTATCTCTACATGATCGTGCCGAAGGGCTTCTTCCCGCAGGAGGACACCGGCTTCCTGATCGGCGTCACCGAAGCCGCCACCGATACTTCCTTCGAGGCGATGAAGGAGCGGCAGCAGGCGCTGGTCGACGTGCTGAGAACCGATCCCGCGATCGAATACATCAACTCCACCGTCGGCGCCGGCGGCCCGAACACGACGGCGAATTACGGCCGCCTGTTCATCGCACTGAAGCCGAAAAAGGCGCGCGACAACCTCAACACCATCATCGGCCGGCTGCGCAATACGGCCCGGCAGATCCCGGGCATGCAGGCGTTCTTCCAGCCGATCCAGAATCTCAATATCGGCGGCCGAATTTCCAAGAGCCAGTATCAATATGTGATGCAGAGCGGCGACACCGAGTCGCTCTATCGTTTGGCGCCCGAGATGCGCGAGAAGATCGAGAAGCTGCCGGGCCTGCTCGACGTCACCACCGACCTCTACATCAAGAACCCGCAGATGACGGTCGACATCGACCGCGAGAAGGCGGCGGTCTACGGCATCACCGTCGATCAGGTCCGCAACCAGCTCTACAACGCCTATGGCTCGCGCCAGGTTGGCACCATCTACATGCCGTCAAACGACTACCAGATCATCCTGGAAGTGCAGCCGCAGTTCCGGGTCGATCCGTCTGACCTCTCCAAGCTCTACATGAAGACCCAGAACAACCAGACCATCCCGCTGTCGGCGGTGGCAAAACTGGTTCCGTCCGTCGGTCCGCTGCAGATCAACCACCAGGCCCAGCAGCCGGCGGTGACGATCTCCTTCAACCTCGCGCCCGGTAATTCGCTGGGCTATGCGGTCGACAAGATCACCGAGCTCGAGCAGGCCTCGAACCTGCCGGCGACCATCGCCACCGGCTTCTCCGGCACAGCGCAGGTGTTCCAGGATTCGCTGCGCGGGCAGGGCGTCCTGATCCTCGCCGCGGTGTTCGCGGCCTTCGTCATCCTCGGCATTCTCTACGAGAGCTTCATCCATCCGATCACCATCATCTCGGGCCTGCCGTCGGCCGGCATCGGTGCGATCCTGACGTTGATGCTGTTCGGGATGGAGATGTCGGTCATTGCCATGATCGGAATCGTGATGCTGGTCGGCATCGTCAAGAAGAACGCCATCATGATGGTGGACTTTGCGCTGGAGCGCCGCCGCGTCGGCCTAAGTGCCGAGCACGCGATCCGGGAAGCGGCGCTGTTGCGTTTCCGCCCGATCATGATGACGACGTTTGCCGCGATCTTCGGCACGCTGCCGATTGCGCTCGGCGCCGGCGCCGGCGCCGAATTGCGCCAGCCGCTCGGCATCGCCGTGGTCGGCGGGCTCTGCCTGTCGCAGCTGCTGACGCTGTACATCACGCCGGTCGTCTACATCTATCTCGACCGCATCGACCGCCGTCTGCGGCGCAAGCTCGAGCCGCAACTGGCCGAGACCGGCGAGGGCGAGCGGCCGCACGTGGTCGCCGCCGAATGA